From a single Collibacillus ludicampi genomic region:
- a CDS encoding endonuclease MutS2 — protein sequence MNERVLRILEFDKIKHRLMQHASTTMGREKAEALKPSSHFEEVQTWQQATEEGRTVYRLKGLIPLGGIRDIREAVKRASIGASLNAKELLDIADTVMAGRRLKKFLFTIDEEYDQGVPILTGYAAMISDLKELEDEIRECIDQNGEIVDHASPDLRRIRSELRDAHARVKEKLESMIRSSFYQKMLQEPIITIRNDRYCIPVKAEYRGTFGGIVHDQSASGATLFIEPEEVVAINNRVQELEIKEQREIERILAKLSASVGKYTEELQAGLEALAEIDFIHAKAVLANEMRAAKPILNAQGKIRLKHARHPLLDPETAVPIDVRLGDDFSLLVITGPNTGGKTVTLKTVGLLTLMAMSGLQIPALDGSELSVFDKVFADIGDEQSIEQNLSTFSSHMTNIIDILEQVDFRSLVLFDELGAGTDPTEGAALAMAILDFLVSRGAKTIATTHYSELKAYAYNNEEAINASMEFDVESLRPTYRLLIGVPGRSNAFAISERLGLRQDVIERAKTKLNAEDVQVDDLIRQLEKNQLIAEKERREAERLRRELEEERAKFEAEREKFLQQRERIIELAEEKARTVISKAEREAAEILEELRRMRREAELSYKEHELIELKKKLENAAPTRRERRRLRKASAAKEIHPGDTVVVLTFNQKGTVLEVNERDVLVQIGAMKTKVKKDDLQPTDQPKQETRPVVTRSHQTAPTRVQMDLDLRGETVEEAILEIDKFLDNAVLHGFSEVSIIHGKGTGALRAGVQQFLRKHPQVKSFRPGVHGEGGTGVTIVTLK from the coding sequence ATGAACGAACGAGTCCTGCGGATACTCGAATTTGATAAAATCAAGCATCGGTTAATGCAACATGCAAGTACAACAATGGGTAGAGAGAAGGCGGAAGCTTTGAAACCGTCTTCTCATTTTGAAGAAGTACAGACCTGGCAACAAGCGACCGAAGAAGGGAGAACGGTATACCGTTTAAAAGGATTGATCCCACTCGGAGGTATCCGTGATATTCGCGAAGCGGTCAAGCGAGCATCGATCGGGGCATCATTGAATGCCAAGGAGCTTCTCGATATTGCAGACACTGTGATGGCAGGTCGTCGTTTGAAAAAGTTCCTTTTCACAATCGATGAAGAGTATGATCAGGGTGTTCCCATCCTGACCGGATATGCGGCGATGATTTCCGACCTAAAAGAGCTTGAAGACGAGATACGTGAATGTATCGATCAGAATGGCGAAATTGTCGATCACGCCAGCCCCGATCTGCGGCGCATTCGTTCGGAACTGCGAGATGCACATGCGCGAGTGAAAGAAAAGTTGGAAAGTATGATTCGTTCTTCCTTCTATCAAAAGATGCTGCAGGAACCGATTATCACGATACGCAATGACCGTTATTGCATTCCTGTGAAAGCCGAATACCGCGGCACTTTTGGCGGTATCGTGCACGATCAGTCAGCATCGGGTGCGACTCTTTTTATAGAACCGGAAGAGGTTGTGGCGATCAATAATCGCGTCCAGGAATTGGAAATCAAGGAACAGCGTGAAATTGAGCGGATCCTCGCAAAGCTTTCGGCAAGTGTTGGGAAATACACGGAAGAACTGCAAGCAGGGTTAGAAGCGCTTGCGGAGATCGATTTTATCCATGCGAAAGCAGTACTCGCGAATGAAATGCGAGCAGCGAAACCGATTTTAAATGCTCAAGGAAAAATCCGCTTGAAACATGCAAGACACCCTTTGCTTGATCCCGAAACGGCAGTGCCGATTGATGTGCGCCTTGGAGACGATTTTAGTTTGCTCGTAATCACAGGTCCAAATACAGGGGGTAAAACGGTTACATTAAAAACGGTGGGTTTGCTCACGTTGATGGCTATGTCTGGATTACAAATTCCTGCTCTCGACGGTAGTGAACTCTCTGTGTTTGACAAAGTGTTCGCTGACATTGGGGACGAACAAAGTATCGAGCAAAATTTGTCAACCTTCTCTTCGCACATGACCAATATTATTGATATTCTTGAACAGGTGGATTTTCGATCACTCGTTTTGTTTGACGAATTGGGGGCGGGAACCGATCCGACGGAAGGAGCCGCTCTTGCCATGGCCATCTTGGATTTTCTTGTATCGCGCGGTGCGAAAACGATCGCTACCACACACTACAGCGAGTTGAAAGCGTATGCATATAATAATGAAGAAGCGATCAATGCTTCCATGGAATTTGACGTGGAAAGCCTTCGTCCCACATACCGTCTGTTGATCGGTGTCCCCGGCCGTTCGAACGCGTTTGCTATTTCCGAACGCTTGGGCTTGCGTCAAGACGTGATTGAACGGGCGAAAACAAAACTGAATGCGGAAGATGTGCAAGTCGATGATCTGATTCGTCAATTGGAAAAAAATCAACTCATCGCAGAAAAAGAACGGCGAGAAGCGGAACGGTTGCGCAGAGAGCTCGAGGAAGAGCGAGCGAAATTCGAAGCAGAACGCGAAAAGTTTCTACAACAACGTGAACGCATCATCGAGCTTGCTGAAGAAAAAGCGCGTACAGTCATAAGCAAAGCGGAGAGGGAAGCGGCGGAAATCCTTGAGGAATTGCGTCGGATGCGGCGTGAAGCGGAGCTGAGTTATAAAGAGCATGAACTCATTGAACTCAAAAAGAAATTGGAAAATGCCGCACCGACGAGACGTGAACGAAGACGATTACGCAAAGCGTCTGCCGCGAAAGAAATTCATCCGGGAGATACGGTCGTCGTTCTCACTTTCAATCAAAAAGGTACAGTTCTCGAAGTGAATGAGCGGGATGTTCTCGTGCAGATCGGTGCGATGAAAACAAAAGTAAAAAAGGATGACTTGCAACCGACCGATCAGCCGAAACAAGAAACACGGCCTGTCGTAACGAGAAGCCACCAGACTGCACCAACGCGTGTGCAAATGGATTTGGACCTCCGTGGTGAAACTGTAGAAGAAGCGATTCTGGAAATTGACAAATTTCTCGATAACGCCGTTTTGCACGGCTTCTCTGAGGTTTCCATCATCCATGGTAAAGGTACTGGCGCATTGCGTGCTGGTGTGCAACAGTTTTTACGGAAACATCCGCAAGTGAAATCGTTCCGACCGGGCGTACATGGAGAAGGCGGCACAGGGGTTACTATCGTAACGCTTAAATAA
- the sdaAA gene encoding L-serine ammonia-lyase, iron-sulfur-dependent, subunit alpha, translating into MAFTHLHELIKLAEDRKTSIGRLMLEVEKEQTGRSESEILAQMEQQFEVMEEAVRKGIKEPIKSRSGITGGDAYRVYEYVNQGSTFIDPQTLRAMAYALSVSEVNAGMGRIVATPTAGSAGILPGVLVYALDTGRFSRDAIILSMMTAAALGLVIANSASISGASGGCQAEVGSATAMAAGALVEIGGGTPEQVGHAVGLALKNSLGLVCDPVGGLVEVPCIIRNGLHAITALAAADMALAGVKSIIPPDEVIQAMYEIGKEMPESLRETGIGGLAGTPTGKALREQIFGKQQ; encoded by the coding sequence ATGGCTTTCACACATCTGCATGAATTAATCAAGTTGGCTGAAGACAGAAAGACTTCCATTGGAAGGTTAATGCTGGAAGTGGAAAAGGAACAGACAGGCCGTTCTGAAAGTGAGATTCTCGCACAGATGGAACAGCAGTTTGAAGTGATGGAAGAGGCCGTGCGAAAGGGAATTAAGGAGCCGATCAAGTCTCGCAGCGGTATCACCGGCGGAGATGCGTATCGAGTTTACGAGTATGTCAATCAAGGGAGCACATTTATCGATCCACAGACGCTTCGCGCAATGGCTTATGCACTTTCCGTTTCGGAAGTGAATGCCGGGATGGGACGTATCGTCGCAACTCCGACAGCCGGTTCCGCTGGGATCTTGCCGGGGGTATTGGTGTATGCGTTGGATACCGGACGTTTCTCTCGCGATGCGATCATTTTGTCGATGATGACAGCTGCCGCTCTCGGATTGGTCATCGCAAATTCTGCTTCGATTTCAGGAGCCTCAGGAGGGTGTCAGGCAGAAGTGGGTTCCGCAACAGCGATGGCGGCAGGAGCTTTGGTGGAAATCGGTGGAGGTACACCCGAACAGGTAGGACACGCTGTTGGTTTAGCATTAAAAAATTCGTTAGGACTCGTTTGTGATCCCGTAGGTGGTCTAGTAGAAGTGCCTTGTATCATTCGCAACGGTTTGCACGCGATCACCGCTCTAGCAGCCGCAGATATGGCTCTGGCAGGAGTGAAGAGCATAATCCCGCCGGATGAAGTCATCCAGGCCATGTACGAAATCGGGAAAGAAATGCCGGAGTCCCTGCGCGAAACGGGAATTGGCGGATTGGCGGGAACGCCGACAGGAAAAGCACTTAGAGAGCAAATCTTCGGGAAACAACAGTAG
- the sdaAB gene encoding L-serine ammonia-lyase, iron-sulfur-dependent subunit beta: MKYTSAFEIIGPVMVGPSSSHTAGAVRIGNIARQILAEQPTQVVFQLMGSFAETYKGHGTDLALLAGILGMTTASDDVPRADQLASEQGVDYVFTKGSLGVFHPNTVLIQAKGPTRSVKLIASSLGGGKVEVQELDNLPVKFTGDKPTLILYHTDQKGFLAKVSHILDSNGYNIARLALERWKKGGPAITVCEVDETLRDEILETMKKSIPLLRDIRVVHTN; the protein is encoded by the coding sequence TTGAAATACACGAGCGCATTTGAGATTATCGGACCGGTCATGGTAGGGCCATCCAGCTCACATACCGCAGGAGCTGTTCGCATTGGAAACATCGCCCGGCAGATTCTAGCCGAACAGCCTACACAAGTCGTGTTTCAACTCATGGGTTCCTTCGCGGAAACATATAAGGGCCACGGAACTGATTTGGCTTTATTGGCCGGGATTTTAGGAATGACGACTGCCAGTGATGACGTGCCGCGAGCGGATCAATTGGCTTCCGAGCAGGGAGTTGATTATGTTTTTACAAAAGGAAGTCTGGGCGTGTTTCATCCCAACACGGTTTTAATCCAGGCGAAAGGGCCGACTCGCAGCGTGAAGTTGATCGCAAGCTCCTTGGGGGGGGGTAAAGTCGAAGTGCAGGAACTCGATAATCTGCCCGTGAAATTTACGGGAGACAAGCCGACGTTGATTCTTTACCATACCGATCAAAAAGGATTTTTGGCAAAAGTCTCACATATTCTCGATTCTAATGGTTATAACATCGCACGCTTGGCATTGGAAAGATGGAAAAAAGGCGGTCCGGCGATTACTGTCTGCGAAGTGGATGAAACATTACGCGATGAAATCTTAGAAACGATGAAGAAATCGATCCCTTTGTTAAGAGATATTCGCGTGGTTCACACAAATTAG
- a CDS encoding transglycosylase domain-containing protein: protein MTKRTKKASHHESSSLLSRSVSKKRASAKSCTRFIKWIGIPVLFLIVIGCATAFGYTVKQVNETPPLDIQSIINVAATTNIYDRNNKRIGQIQEDGFREPIKSLSELSPYIPKAFIAAEDKNFFTHSGINPFSMIRAGIQNIFGLKIISGASTITQQVIKNVYFPNQNRTIDRKIQEIILALRLEKKMTKDEILKNYLNWIYFGKSGSTNLYGIRAASQAVFGKQPKDLNLAQAAFLAALPNNPSLYNVTTHLENTMTRQRYILNQMKADGFISDAELKEANRFDIRASIIKEHVHHSTDQPYLLAEIKQRAIEALQNAGHYQSFDEVAKELSRGGYRVYTTIDCELQRTIQNIIENPALFPADISYRVHTNEGKEIFAERAKEQVGAVLIDNRTGGILAVGAGRDYKSNQNNHTLLPRQPGSLMKPLAVYGPAVEKRLFFPGTVIDDVPTVWNDPSVSSGKYFPFNWDRKFHGLVTVREAFRQSYNIPALKVFDKITPAVGLTYVKRMGITTIQPEDYHLASGIGGMSLGLTVEEATSAYTTFPNQGVWRDSFLIDKIVDRNNHVVYEHKRREQRVFSPQTAYILTDMMKDVVNKGTASFVGSHFPGRSIAGKTGTTNDDKDAWFIGYTPDITLGIWVGYDIPYPLKKNESKRPQILWNAIMDRVVKRISEDHLHFAGPPEGIVRVEISRFSGKLPTAWVRELGAVTSDLFVRGTEPTEFDDVLTKLNYVEIGGKKYVVDRKIPLGISKEGIFIKRAPYVLPNNETRYKPLDANMEIPKERLQFDENHLPNELSPFSSDKDNVKRKKNVSVSPSGIHVNQSVIGVSLHWVELPHAKGYTVYRSTDGVTYVPLATVKSSAYSDISALPGVTYFYKLTTITTSGESPPSQAVSITAGNY, encoded by the coding sequence ATGACAAAACGTACAAAAAAGGCTTCCCACCATGAGTCATCGTCCCTTTTATCAAGAAGTGTATCAAAAAAAAGAGCTTCTGCAAAATCCTGTACAAGATTCATCAAATGGATAGGGATCCCTGTGTTATTTTTGATCGTGATCGGATGTGCCACCGCTTTTGGGTATACGGTCAAACAGGTAAACGAGACGCCTCCTTTGGATATACAATCCATCATCAATGTAGCCGCGACCACCAACATTTATGACCGTAACAACAAAAGGATCGGACAAATTCAGGAGGATGGTTTTCGCGAACCGATCAAGAGTCTTTCGGAACTGTCTCCGTATATTCCGAAAGCGTTTATTGCAGCGGAAGACAAAAACTTTTTCACACACTCGGGAATCAACCCGTTTTCCATGATTCGTGCGGGCATCCAAAATATCTTTGGTTTAAAAATCATCTCCGGAGCCAGCACCATCACACAACAAGTGATTAAAAACGTTTATTTTCCAAATCAAAACCGGACGATCGATCGAAAAATCCAGGAAATTATTTTAGCGCTTCGTCTTGAGAAGAAGATGACCAAAGATGAAATCTTGAAAAACTACCTAAATTGGATTTACTTCGGTAAATCAGGAAGTACAAATCTATATGGCATTCGTGCCGCTTCTCAAGCTGTTTTTGGGAAACAGCCGAAAGACCTCAATCTGGCACAAGCCGCTTTTCTTGCCGCGCTTCCGAATAACCCCAGTTTATACAATGTAACAACACATCTCGAAAATACAATGACACGTCAACGTTATATATTAAATCAAATGAAAGCAGACGGTTTCATTTCTGACGCCGAACTGAAAGAAGCGAATCGTTTTGATATCCGCGCCTCAATTATAAAAGAACATGTGCACCATTCAACGGATCAACCCTATCTTTTAGCGGAAATCAAACAAAGGGCAATCGAAGCTTTGCAAAATGCAGGTCACTACCAATCATTTGATGAAGTGGCTAAAGAGCTTTCTCGGGGAGGATATAGGGTATACACGACGATCGACTGCGAATTGCAGCGAACAATACAAAACATCATTGAAAATCCCGCGTTGTTTCCTGCAGACATCTCTTACCGTGTACATACGAACGAAGGGAAAGAGATCTTCGCCGAACGTGCCAAGGAACAAGTGGGGGCTGTATTGATCGATAATCGGACGGGCGGGATTCTAGCGGTAGGCGCAGGACGAGATTACAAAAGCAACCAAAACAATCATACGCTTCTCCCTCGTCAGCCGGGATCTTTGATGAAACCGCTCGCCGTTTATGGCCCCGCTGTCGAAAAGCGACTTTTTTTTCCCGGAACGGTGATTGACGACGTTCCTACTGTGTGGAATGATCCTTCCGTCTCAAGCGGCAAATACTTTCCGTTTAATTGGGACAGAAAATTTCATGGACTCGTTACTGTACGTGAAGCATTCAGGCAATCCTATAACATCCCTGCACTGAAAGTATTCGATAAAATAACACCAGCTGTTGGGCTCACCTACGTGAAAAGAATGGGCATTACGACAATCCAACCAGAGGATTATCATCTCGCTTCCGGAATCGGAGGGATGTCCTTGGGCCTCACTGTTGAGGAAGCAACAAGCGCATATACGACTTTTCCCAATCAAGGGGTATGGCGAGACTCCTTTCTGATCGACAAGATCGTCGACCGCAACAACCATGTGGTCTATGAACATAAACGACGGGAACAACGGGTTTTCTCCCCGCAAACCGCATATATACTCACGGATATGATGAAAGATGTTGTCAATAAGGGGACAGCCAGTTTCGTCGGCAGCCATTTTCCCGGACGTTCGATTGCCGGCAAAACCGGGACGACCAACGATGATAAAGATGCGTGGTTTATTGGCTATACGCCGGATATCACGTTGGGAATTTGGGTCGGATATGATATCCCTTATCCACTAAAGAAAAATGAAAGCAAGCGACCGCAAATCTTATGGAATGCGATCATGGATCGGGTCGTCAAGCGGATATCCGAAGATCACTTGCACTTTGCAGGCCCGCCGGAAGGGATCGTGCGTGTGGAAATCTCCCGTTTTTCCGGTAAGCTACCTACCGCATGGGTTCGAGAGTTGGGAGCCGTGACGAGCGATCTGTTTGTACGAGGCACCGAACCGACAGAATTCGACGATGTACTCACGAAACTCAATTATGTGGAAATCGGGGGGAAAAAATATGTAGTGGATCGTAAGATTCCACTTGGAATTAGCAAAGAGGGAATCTTTATTAAACGAGCACCTTACGTCCTGCCAAACAATGAAACCCGTTACAAACCGCTCGATGCGAACATGGAAATTCCGAAGGAACGACTGCAGTTCGATGAAAACCATCTTCCCAATGAACTTTCTCCCTTCTCATCGGATAAAGATAACGTGAAACGGAAAAAGAACGTTTCCGTTTCCCCTTCAGGAATACATGTCAATCAAAGTGTGATCGGTGTGTCGTTACATTGGGTAGAGCTTCCTCATGCGAAGGGATATACCGTCTATCGCAGCACAGACGGTGTCACGTACGTACCGCTTGCGACCGTCAAATCTTCAGCTTACAGTGATATATCTGCATTACCGGGCGTTACTTATTTTTATAAACTTACAACGATCACCACAAGCGGTGAGTCTCCTCCATCACAAGCCGTATCGATCACCGCCGGAAATTATTGA
- the tyrS gene encoding tyrosine--tRNA ligase, protein MINEREEQTLDPALEAEVERQLAIIRRGVAEIVPEDELAKKLRRSLKEGKPLIVKLGIDPTGADLTLGHTVVLQKLRHFQQLGHRAQLLIGDFTGQVGDPTGKSETRKQLTHEQVRENAKTYAEQAFKILDPEKTEILYNSTWLAPLTFSDVIRLASKITVARMLEREDFHKRYTNNQPISMHEFFYPLMQGYDSVAMRADIELGGTDQKFNLLMGRMLQEEDGQEPQVCIMMPILEGTDGVQKMSKSLGNYIGINEDPANMYGKTMSIPDELMVRYFELVTDVSIDDLNRIRAGLADGSLHPRDTKMRLAREIVKKYHGEQAALQAEEHFKTVFQQRALPEEMSEAAFPPGQVWIVKLLADTGLVPSNGEARRMIQGGAVKINGEKVSDTNAQIQLTDGMVLQAGKRKFVRIRVSE, encoded by the coding sequence ATGATAAACGAACGAGAAGAACAAACACTCGATCCCGCTCTTGAAGCGGAAGTAGAACGTCAACTCGCGATCATTCGAAGGGGTGTGGCGGAAATCGTTCCCGAGGACGAGCTTGCAAAAAAACTGCGTCGCAGTTTGAAAGAAGGAAAACCCCTCATTGTCAAGCTCGGTATTGATCCTACCGGGGCGGATTTAACATTGGGGCATACGGTGGTCTTACAGAAACTGCGCCATTTTCAACAACTGGGACATCGTGCCCAACTGTTGATCGGAGATTTTACAGGGCAAGTCGGTGATCCCACCGGAAAGAGCGAGACGAGAAAGCAACTCACACATGAACAAGTCCGCGAAAACGCGAAGACGTATGCGGAACAAGCGTTTAAAATTCTCGATCCCGAAAAAACGGAAATTCTCTATAATTCCACATGGCTGGCTCCGCTTACCTTCAGCGATGTGATTCGTTTGGCTTCCAAAATTACGGTGGCACGTATGTTAGAGAGGGAAGATTTTCATAAGCGCTATACGAATAATCAGCCGATCTCTATGCATGAATTTTTCTACCCATTAATGCAGGGATATGACTCAGTTGCGATGCGTGCCGATATCGAGCTTGGCGGAACAGACCAGAAATTCAACCTTTTAATGGGGCGCATGTTACAGGAGGAAGACGGGCAGGAGCCGCAAGTTTGCATTATGATGCCTATCTTAGAAGGTACGGATGGCGTGCAGAAGATGTCAAAATCATTAGGAAACTATATCGGCATCAATGAAGATCCGGCCAATATGTACGGCAAAACGATGTCCATTCCCGATGAATTGATGGTGAGATACTTTGAATTGGTCACCGACGTTTCGATCGATGACCTGAACAGGATCCGTGCGGGGTTGGCGGATGGCTCTTTGCATCCGCGGGATACCAAAATGCGGCTTGCGCGTGAAATCGTGAAAAAATACCATGGAGAACAAGCGGCACTTCAAGCGGAAGAACATTTCAAGACCGTTTTTCAACAGAGAGCGTTGCCTGAAGAGATGTCCGAAGCAGCTTTCCCGCCTGGACAAGTCTGGATTGTGAAATTGCTCGCAGATACGGGGCTCGTGCCTTCAAACGGTGAAGCGCGTCGTATGATACAAGGCGGTGCGGTGAAAATTAACGGTGAAAAAGTTAGCGATACCAATGCACAGATCCAATTGACAGACGGTATGGTTTTGCAAGCGGGTAAACGAAAATTTGTCCGTATACGTGTGTCGGAGTAG
- the yunB gene encoding sporulation protein YunB: MRMRFRFRRRRMRIRPARKPVNRWRMILSVTLITVFFLAWQTFYFVENNLRPTFLNLAESTSQRIATEAINDAIIGKISKVADYDKLIDLTQDRDGHVVAARLNFAETAKIQGEATSIVQGVLRDLQENKIEIPLGQAFHSTVFSTVGPKITLTMIPYGSARSWVETEFKQAGINQTLSIIYLNIETQVGAIVPLASKQVQVQTKIPIAYTVLVGDVPQYFYDATGSPYIPKGFPSYQGTPPELSHIPGISSPSIER, translated from the coding sequence ATGCGAATGCGATTCCGGTTTCGCAGAAGACGTATGCGGATACGTCCGGCACGAAAACCTGTAAACCGATGGCGCATGATTCTTTCAGTTACCCTGATCACTGTTTTTTTTCTCGCTTGGCAAACTTTTTATTTTGTTGAAAACAATCTTCGCCCTACGTTCTTGAACCTGGCGGAAAGTACGTCTCAACGCATTGCGACGGAAGCGATCAATGATGCGATCATCGGAAAGATTTCAAAAGTGGCCGATTACGATAAGCTCATTGATCTCACACAGGATCGTGACGGACATGTGGTAGCCGCACGGCTCAATTTCGCCGAAACGGCCAAAATTCAAGGAGAAGCGACAAGTATTGTTCAGGGCGTATTGCGTGATTTGCAGGAAAACAAGATTGAGATCCCGCTCGGACAGGCGTTTCATTCAACCGTTTTTTCCACTGTCGGACCGAAGATCACACTTACGATGATTCCGTACGGGTCAGCACGTTCCTGGGTGGAGACTGAGTTTAAACAGGCAGGAATCAATCAGACATTAAGTATAATTTATCTGAATATCGAAACACAAGTGGGTGCGATCGTTCCGTTAGCCTCGAAGCAGGTTCAGGTTCAGACGAAGATCCCGATCGCATATACAGTTCTGGTTGGTGATGTGCCGCAATATTTTTATGATGCGACCGGAAGCCCCTATATTCCCAAAGGTTTTCCTTCTTATCAAGGAACACCGCCGGAATTGTCACATATTCCCGGAATTTCCTCGCCGTCAATTGAGAGATGA
- the serS gene encoding serine--tRNA ligase — MLDIHFIRNHPDKVQKAAEDKGIDISIEELLDLDRKRRQYIVEIEELRAERNKKSKLTPTLQGEEREANIQSVKQLNERLKSLESELERVKQQFDEMMLVVPAVPFDDVPVGKDDSENVELYTWGTLPVFDFTPRDHVTLGEMHDMFDIPRGVKIAGSRMFFLKNDAVLLQRAIQQMALDFIMDKGYEVFSVPVLVREDAMRGTGYLPLGREQAYVLERDELFLVGTSEVALVSYHADEILDGSELPKRMAGISDCFRREVGAAGKDTRGLYRVHQFQKIEQVALVKNDIEESNRFHKELLENAETILRMLELPYRVVEVCTGDMGQGQVKKHDIETWMPSRESYSETHSCSSFLDFQARRSNIRYRDENGNIQYVYTLNNTLVATPRLLIPLLEVHQQEDGSIRIPEALRKYMGGREKLIPKYPEQK; from the coding sequence ATGTTAGATATCCATTTTATACGCAACCATCCGGACAAAGTACAGAAAGCTGCGGAAGACAAGGGGATCGATATTTCGATCGAAGAACTTCTCGATCTCGATCGCAAACGCAGGCAATATATCGTCGAAATCGAGGAATTGCGTGCAGAACGTAATAAGAAGTCGAAGTTGACGCCGACGTTGCAGGGAGAAGAGCGTGAGGCGAATATTCAATCCGTCAAACAGTTAAACGAGCGTCTCAAATCATTGGAGAGCGAACTTGAACGGGTAAAACAACAATTTGATGAAATGATGCTTGTCGTTCCGGCCGTACCTTTTGATGATGTACCGGTAGGAAAGGACGACTCGGAAAATGTGGAATTATATACTTGGGGGACACTTCCCGTTTTTGATTTTACACCACGCGATCATGTGACTTTAGGCGAAATGCATGATATGTTCGACATTCCACGCGGCGTGAAAATCGCGGGGAGCCGCATGTTTTTCCTCAAAAACGACGCAGTTTTGCTTCAGCGCGCGATTCAACAGATGGCGCTCGATTTTATCATGGACAAGGGTTACGAAGTGTTCAGCGTGCCTGTCTTGGTACGGGAAGACGCCATGAGGGGAACCGGTTATTTGCCTCTCGGACGGGAACAAGCGTACGTATTAGAAAGAGATGAACTGTTCCTCGTCGGAACGTCTGAAGTGGCATTGGTTTCTTACCATGCGGATGAAATTCTCGATGGAAGCGAATTACCGAAGCGTATGGCTGGCATTTCCGATTGTTTCCGTCGTGAAGTCGGTGCCGCAGGGAAAGATACGCGCGGATTGTATCGTGTTCACCAATTCCAAAAGATTGAGCAAGTGGCTCTTGTGAAAAACGATATTGAAGAGTCAAACCGCTTCCATAAGGAATTGTTGGAAAATGCAGAGACGATATTACGAATGTTGGAACTTCCCTATCGTGTTGTAGAAGTCTGCACAGGAGATATGGGACAGGGACAGGTGAAAAAGCATGACATTGAAACTTGGATGCCAAGTCGCGAGTCATACAGTGAAACTCATTCCTGTTCCAGTTTTTTGGATTTTCAGGCGAGACGTTCCAATATCCGTTATCGCGATGAGAACGGCAATATTCAATATGTGTATACATTGAACAACACACTCGTGGCAACGCCCCGTTTGCTCATTCCGTTGCTTGAAGTCCATCAACAGGAGGACGGCAGTATCCGCATTCCGGAAGCGTTGCGTAAATATATGGGGGGGCGTGAGAAACTCATCCCCAAATATCCGGAACAAAAATAA